One segment of Hemibagrus wyckioides isolate EC202008001 linkage group LG05, SWU_Hwy_1.0, whole genome shotgun sequence DNA contains the following:
- the LOC131352739 gene encoding uncharacterized protein LOC131352739: MELQMWFSYCLKHFQVGHTADEAVVKEKMKLTLAYHQKLLHDPKESTDILAIFQRFLDIPGLIDQDFALLFGDAPSAKLLEKWSTNIKPKVIEQSRGLTQTSELQDLVQNAEATEIEEGWDSDMSSILMLVHLLPPSSQGRKRPGKISARQACDHLVKFIKTGSSIQGHLDSIGESLQPYPLAVGLKRSRIHSWFIVIDQHALPCKTSNSLACVDELFKAHFVFGTSYCQELTNVYSFLQTTVYDIDVETTKVNPRVAKLRARILQ; the protein is encoded by the exons ATGGAACTACAAATGTGGTTTTCATATTGTCTTAAACACTTTCAGGTGGGCCATACAGCTGACGAGGCAGTGGTAAAGGAAAAGATGAAGTTAACACTGGCCTATCATCAGAAGCTGCTGCATGACCCTAAAGAGTCAACTGATATTCTAGCAATTTTTCAGCGATTCCTGGATATACCAGGCTTG ATTGATCAAGATTTTGCACTTCTATTTGGTGATGCGCCCTCTGCAAAGTTGCTGGAGAAGTGGTCTACCAACATAAAACCAAAGGTTATTGAACAGAGCCGTGGCCTTACACAGACTAGTGAGCTCCAAGACCTCGTCCAAAATGCTGAAGCCACTGAAATTGAAGAAG GTTGGGACAGCGACATGTCTTCCATTCTGATGCTGGTTCACCTTTTGCCACCCTCAAGTCAAGGCCGCAAAAGACCGGGAAAGATCTCAGCTAGACAAGCATGTGATCATCTTGTGAAATTCATCAAG ACTGGTTCCAGTATCCAAGGCCACTTGGATAGCATTGGAGAGAGTCTCCAGCCATATCCACTTGCTGTTGGGCTGAAGAGAAGTAGGATCCATTCTTGGTTTATTGTAATTGACCAACATGCTCTACCCTGTAAGACTTCTAATTCACTAGCCTGTGTTGATGAGCTTTTCAAAGCTCACTTTGTCTTTGGCACGTCATACTGTCAGGAATTGACCAATGTGTATAGCTTTCTGCAAACAACTGTCTATGATATAGATGTTGAAACCACCAAGGTGAATCCCAGAGTGGCTAAGTTAAGAGCTAGAATTCTCCAGTAA